From Microcoleus sp. FACHB-831, one genomic window encodes:
- a CDS encoding helix-turn-helix domain-containing protein — MNKYNFQDWLKTKVSDDDEVILAGKLEYLRLYLTDAMRELRTKAGLTQAQLAQELGVQQAAVSKLESALKDRELESVLKYLHTLDADLLLAVKQGEELYQVSDTESGLLVDVPSYVQELASTAGMSPREYVLSAIEYFSHKATSRRETLTAFLEGEDSVARQVRQRLGGRSVSEIAAELESCLSIPEEDDRILAVKNALAGSVRSGGTTRDASDENDEIELLDLAESLLEKLAQIKLN, encoded by the coding sequence ATGAACAAGTACAACTTTCAGGACTGGCTCAAAACGAAGGTAAGCGATGACGACGAGGTAATCCTAGCCGGGAAGCTGGAGTACCTGCGGCTCTATTTGACCGATGCCATGCGGGAATTGCGAACCAAGGCAGGACTAACGCAGGCACAGTTAGCTCAAGAATTGGGAGTGCAGCAAGCTGCGGTGTCTAAGCTAGAGTCGGCTCTAAAGGATCGTGAGCTGGAGTCGGTACTTAAGTATCTGCATACTTTGGATGCGGATTTGCTCCTAGCCGTGAAGCAGGGAGAGGAACTGTATCAGGTAAGCGATACCGAAAGTGGGTTGTTGGTAGATGTGCCTTCTTATGTGCAAGAGCTGGCATCAACAGCAGGGATGAGTCCGCGTGAGTATGTCCTCTCAGCAATTGAGTATTTCTCACATAAAGCTACCTCTCGCAGGGAGACACTAACTGCATTCCTGGAAGGTGAGGACTCGGTTGCTAGGCAGGTACGACAGAGATTGGGTGGGCGCTCTGTGTCTGAAATTGCAGCCGAGTTGGAAAGTTGCCTGAGCATCCCTGAAGAAGATGACCGGATTTTGGCTGTCAAAAATGCTTTAGCTGGCAGCGTCAGGAGTGGAGGGACTACCCGTGATGCCAGTGATGAGAATGATGAAATTGAATTATTAGATTTAGCAGAGAGTTTGTTGGAGAAATTGGCACAGATAAAGCTTAATTAG
- a CDS encoding type II toxin-antitoxin system RelE/ParE family toxin, with translation MVWTWELYLDARGEVPKDLLAFFVGLIPEGELPPNAPTPVLIPSETKRLQVNLKRLCDKGLASLKSDIFEKLEDDLYEFRMTKSEHNPRFILTTATPQCFVVLHAFMKKYNGAIRDRDKEPARLRLRELNSRKGQ, from the coding sequence GTGGTCTGGACTTGGGAGCTGTATCTAGACGCGAGAGGGGAGGTACCAAAAGATTTGTTGGCTTTCTTCGTTGGATTGATACCAGAGGGTGAGCTACCGCCGAATGCGCCAACGCCCGTGCTAATTCCATCAGAAACCAAGAGGCTCCAGGTCAATCTTAAACGTCTATGCGACAAAGGCTTGGCATCGTTAAAGAGCGATATCTTTGAGAAGCTAGAGGATGACTTGTACGAATTCCGCATGACTAAAAGCGAGCATAACCCACGGTTCATTCTCACCACTGCCACTCCTCAATGTTTTGTGGTGTTGCACGCTTTTATGAAGAAGTACAACGGCGCTATCCGGGATAGAGATAAAGAGCCAGCAAGACTTCGGTTGCGTGAGTTGAACAGTAGGAAAGGACAATGA